In Luteibaculum oceani, the following proteins share a genomic window:
- a CDS encoding FKBP-type peptidyl-prolyl cis-trans isomerase: MSKVKANDTIKVHYTGKLNDGQVFDSSLQRDPLEVTLGQGALIPGFEKGLIDMEVNESKTITIPKEEAYGEVREELFQKVPKSNLPQDMQPEVGMGLVATTQDGGEQQLRIAEVLDNDIVVDANHPLAGQDLTFELKLVEIK; the protein is encoded by the coding sequence ATGAGTAAAGTAAAAGCGAATGACACTATTAAGGTGCATTACACTGGTAAATTAAACGACGGACAAGTATTTGATAGCTCATTGCAGCGCGATCCGTTAGAAGTTACTTTAGGACAAGGCGCTTTAATCCCAGGATTCGAAAAGGGATTGATTGATATGGAAGTAAACGAGAGTAAAACCATTACCATTCCTAAAGAAGAAGCTTACGGAGAGGTAAGAGAAGAATTGTTTCAAAAGGTACCTAAATCTAACCTTCCACAAGATATGCAACCAGAGGTTGGTATGGGATTAGTTGCTACTACTCAAGATGGTGGTGAGCAACAACTTCGCATTGCTGAGGTATTAGATAACGATATCGTAGTGGATGCAAATCACCCACTTGCTGGACAAGATTTAACCTTCGAACTTAAGCTTGTAGAGATCAAGTAA
- the rodA gene encoding rod shape-determining protein RodA produces MIDNRRNKIWSNIDWLLVAIVVLLALFGWINIYAANFNESYPNIFSLNQEYGKQGMWMVIAVVAGFIILLTDGFLFLRIAPVIYIIFTLLLVLVLLVGKEVNGAKSWFGIGSFGIQPAEFAKLATCLFIANILRDTSKNISASLYFKIALCIGFPALLILLQPDTGTAIVFSAFFLVLYREELVGNIIFSAILALFIAVLVLIMQNNSYALPFSDIVVNGKYYFMGILFSLGTISFLIAKRFVLKRSRKKFMWIIAALTVASMLFSGAVDFVFNKGLSPHQKKRVEILLGLDDDPQGAGYNVRQSKIAIGSGGFAGKGFLQGSLTRFKFVPMQSTDFIFCTVGEEWGFLGTAFVIILYIALLIRLTAIAERQRSSFSRIFTYSVACILFLHFTINIGMAIGLAPVIGIPLPFFSYGGSSLLSFFVMIAIVLRLDSQRLDILR; encoded by the coding sequence TTGATAGATAACCGTAGAAATAAAATTTGGAGCAACATAGATTGGCTATTGGTGGCCATAGTAGTTTTATTGGCGCTTTTCGGTTGGATTAATATTTATGCGGCCAATTTTAATGAGTCCTATCCCAATATTTTTTCTCTTAATCAGGAATATGGAAAACAAGGGATGTGGATGGTTATTGCGGTTGTGGCGGGCTTTATAATTTTACTTACCGATGGTTTCCTTTTCCTCAGGATTGCCCCTGTTATCTACATCATATTTACTTTACTACTGGTACTTGTACTCTTGGTCGGAAAAGAGGTAAATGGAGCAAAATCTTGGTTCGGTATCGGCTCTTTTGGTATACAACCTGCTGAATTCGCCAAGCTCGCAACTTGTTTATTTATCGCCAATATTTTAAGAGATACGAGTAAAAATATTTCTGCCTCTCTTTACTTTAAAATTGCCCTGTGCATTGGTTTTCCAGCTCTTTTAATTCTTCTTCAGCCCGATACGGGAACAGCAATTGTTTTCTCTGCTTTTTTTCTGGTGTTGTACAGAGAAGAGTTAGTAGGAAACATAATTTTTTCGGCTATTCTGGCCCTTTTTATAGCGGTTTTAGTGCTTATCATGCAAAACAACAGCTATGCCCTTCCCTTTTCAGACATTGTTGTAAATGGGAAATATTATTTCATGGGGATACTCTTTTCACTTGGAACAATTTCCTTTCTCATTGCTAAGCGATTTGTTTTAAAGAGAAGTAGAAAGAAGTTTATGTGGATTATAGCGGCATTAACCGTAGCATCCATGCTTTTTAGTGGGGCGGTGGATTTTGTATTTAACAAAGGATTAAGCCCTCATCAAAAGAAGAGAGTCGAGATTTTACTGGGATTAGACGACGATCCCCAAGGTGCGGGATACAACGTAAGGCAAAGTAAAATCGCTATAGGCTCCGGTGGATTTGCGGGGAAAGGATTTTTACAAGGGTCTTTAACTCGATTTAAATTCGTTCCCATGCAGAGTACAGACTTTATTTTCTGTACCGTTGGAGAAGAGTGGGGATTCTTAGGAACCGCCTTTGTAATAATCTTATACATAGCATTATTAATTAGGCTTACGGCCATAGCCGAGCGGCAGCGAAGTAGCTTCTCTAGGATATTCACGTATAGTGTCGCTTGTATTCTATTCCTACACTTTACCATAAACATTGGTATGGCTATTGGACTGGCTCCGGTAATTGGAATTCCCCTTCCATTTTTTAGCTACGGAGGTAGCTCCCTGCTATCCTTTTTTGTTATGATAGCCATAGTGCTTAGACTAGACTCCCAGCGATTGGATATTTTAAGATAA